AGTGGTCAATATGGTGGAAATACTATAACAATTAAGCATATAGCACCCTTTTTAAGGGTATCTTATGATAAGTATTACAATAAATACAAAGAAAAGTATTCTGAAGAAATGGCACATGAACTAGCAGAAGATAGAATGTTAGAAGAATTAAAGTCGGGTATACAAACTATAAGATATCAATTATCAACTCTTCATACAAGTAATGGTCAATCACCATTTTCTACTATATATTTAGAAATTGAAGAAGGCCATGAATATGAAAGAGAAATGGCTTTAATCTGTGAAGAAATGATAAATCAAAGATTAGAAGGAATGAAAAATCACAAAGGTCAACAAATAGGTGAAGAATTTCCTAAGCTTGTATACTTGTTAGATGAGCATAACTGCTTAGAAGGTGGTAAATATGATTATATTACAAAACTAGCAGCTAAGTGCAACACAAAGAGATTAGTTCCAGATTATCAAAGTGCGAAAATAATGAGAAGAAATTACGAAGGAAGTGCATTCCCGCCAATGGGTTGTAGAAGTCACCTTTCTCCATGGAAGGATGAAAATGGAAATTATAAATGGTATGGTAGATTCAATCAAGGTGTTATAAGTCTTAACTTAGTTCAAGTAGCTTTAACTGCAAATAAAGATATGGAAAAATTCTGGGAGATACTAGATGAAAGGTTAGAACTTTGCAAAGAAGCTTTAATGGTTAGACATAACTTATTATTAGGAACAACTTCAGATGTATCTCCAATACACTGGCAACATGGAGGAATAGCTAGACTTAAAAAGGGTGAAAAAATAGATTCATTATTAAAAGATGGATATTCAACTCTTTCATTAGGATATGTGGGAGTATATGAAATGACACAAGCGATGCTTGGAGTATCTCATACAACTAAAGAAGGAGAAGAGTTTGCTTTAAAGGTAATGCATCATTTAAATAATACATGTCAAAAGTGGAAGAAAGAAACAGGGCTTGGATTTGGATTATATGGTACTCCAGGAGAAAGTTTAACCTCAAGATTCTGTAGGATAGATAAACAAAAGTTTGGTGAAATAAAAAATGTAACAGATAGAATGTATTATACAAATTCATATCATGTTCATGTAACAGAAGAAATAGATGCATTCTCTAAATTACAATTTGAATCTCAATTTCATGATATAAGTTTAGGTGGATGTATAAGTTATGTTGAA
The Romboutsia ilealis genome window above contains:
- the nrdD gene encoding anaerobic ribonucleoside-triphosphate reductase, which codes for MVKNLNIIKRDGSIVKFNKCKIEDAILKAMKYGSGIYEEEIAKKIADEIELNCFEKENSPTVYQVENMVYNKLIEYKHELTAKAYEGYRAVQSFKREVNTTDDSIIGLLDKSNEEVINENSNKNGVLASTQRDLIAGEVSKDISRRKIIPAHIVHAHDEGVLHYHDMDYAMQSIHNCMLINLEDMLQNGTVINNKLVEPPKSFSTACTIVTQIIAQIASGQYGGNTITIKHIAPFLRVSYDKYYNKYKEKYSEEMAHELAEDRMLEELKSGIQTIRYQLSTLHTSNGQSPFSTIYLEIEEGHEYEREMALICEEMINQRLEGMKNHKGQQIGEEFPKLVYLLDEHNCLEGGKYDYITKLAAKCNTKRLVPDYQSAKIMRRNYEGSAFPPMGCRSHLSPWKDENGNYKWYGRFNQGVISLNLVQVALTANKDMEKFWEILDERLELCKEALMVRHNLLLGTTSDVSPIHWQHGGIARLKKGEKIDSLLKDGYSTLSLGYVGVYEMTQAMLGVSHTTKEGEEFALKVMHHLNNTCQKWKKETGLGFGLYGTPGESLTSRFCRIDKQKFGEIKNVTDRMYYTNSYHVHVTEEIDAFSKLQFESQFHDISLGGCISYVEVPDMSKNLTAVEQIINYIYHNIQYAEINTKPDVCFKCGYEGEILLDNDLEWYCPNCGNREKEEMQVMRRTCGYIGSNMWGKGRTQEIGQRVLHL